A window of Streptomyces sp. NBC_01241 genomic DNA:
CTCATCAGGCGCCTCCTCCGGGCCCGCGGCAACCTTCTCGGCCCCCTCGGAGCCCTCGGAGTCCTCGGAGCTCTCAGCCGCCGAGGAGCCCTCTCGCGCCCCGGGGTCGCCGGAGTCCGAGGAGTCGTCGCCCCGCCCGCCGTCCCCGACGGTTTCACTGCCCTCGCCGTCATCGGCTCCGGACGGCCCCGGCCTCGATCCCGTCCCCGTCCCCGGCCCCGTGCGGAAAACGGCCGTCGCCGTGTCCGTACCCCCGCCGGCCCCGGCCCCGGCCTCGGCCCCGGCGGACGGTTCGCGGAAGACGGCAAGCCGCGGATCGCCCTCGCTCCAAACCGTCCCCGACGACTTCTGCTGCTTCGACTTGTCGGGGGACTCGCCCGCCACCGATGCCTCCTCCATGCGGCGCGGGGACATCCCCGCGCTGTCCGAACCATCTACCAGTGTCCCGTGTGAACCACTGACCCGGCTGCTAGACGAGAACGACATACCTACTGGTTCCCGTATAAAGCACCCAGGCGCCCTCGACAGACCAATGTGAGAGGGGTCACCCTGTCATTCATCCACGCGGGGAGGCATGGATGGGCAGGAGCCGCAGAACAATTCCGGAGGAGCTTCTGCTGCTCGCTCTGGACCCGGCCACGGGTACCACAGCGCAGCCGCAGTCGCTCGACCTCGGCCTCGCCGGAGCTCAGCTAGTGGAGCTGGCTCTGGCAGGACGGATAGCCCCTGACGGGGATCGTATCGCCGTGGTGATGCCACGGCCGACAGGAGATCCAACTCTGGACTCCGCACTGGAACTGCTGCGCCGACGCGGCAGCCCGGTTCGGGCGGTCCACTGGATCGGCGGACCCCGGCTGGGGCTGCGCCAGATCTACCTCGCTCATCTGGAGCGGTGCGGCATGGTGCATGCCGTGGCGGGCCAGATGTGCGGAGTGCTGCCGACGACTCGCTACCAGGCGACGGAGACGGCAATCAGCCGGGACATCAGAACCAGGCTGGACAGTGCGATCCGCACCGGCGTACCACCGGACCCGCGGACCGCGGCGCTCGCCGCGCTGGCCCACGCGGTCGGACTCGGCAAGCACCTTTATCCCGGGAACGAGGGGCGTTCATCGCGCTCCAGGCTCCGGGACCTGATCAGACACGACCCGATGGGCGGACTCGTGGCCCATGCCGTGATGGACGTCCAGAACGGGGCGGTCGCACAGCCGCGCCGCAACCAGGCGGCCGGAATGCCGTTGCAATCGCAAGTCCAGTCGCAGTCACGCCGCGGCAGCATGGCGCACACCGCGGCCCACTAGGGCCTGTCGCCGTACGCACCGCAGCACCAACCGCAGCACCAACCGAATACCGCCGCACCGTCGTCCCCAAGACCCGGTTCGGGAGCCGCACCAAGCGCGGGGCAGCCGGAATACTGGCTGCCCCGCGCCCTTGCGTGTGACCATTTCCCAGCGCAGCCGGGGTCGGAGGTGGCAATCTGCTCAGCAGTAGATACGCACAGCTACATAGCCGGAGGTGCCGTTTCCGTGCCGTCCAACGTCAATCCCACCGTCAGACGACGCCGGTTGGGCCAGGAATTGCGCCGACTGCGCGAACTCAAGGGCATGACGGCCGAGGAGGTCGCGGAGCGACTGCTGGTCTCGCAGTCGAAGATCAGCCGTCTCGAAAACGGCCGCCGCTCCATCAGCCAGCGCGATGTACGCGACCTCTGCGGGGTGTACGAGGTCGAGGATCACCGGGTCGTCGACTCGCTCATGCAGATGGCCAAGGACTCGCGCCAGCAGGGCTGGTGGCACGCCTTCGGCGACATCCCGTACAGCGTCTACATCGGCCTGGAGACCGACGCCGAGTCGCTGCGGGTGTACGAACCCCAGGTGGTCCCGGGCCTGTTGCAGACCCGCGGTTACGCCGAGGCACTGATCAACGGCGCACTGCCGGAGGCCCCGCCGAGCGACATCGACAAGCGCGTCAACGTCCGGGCCCGCCGCCAGGACCGCATCACCGCCCTGGAGAATCCACTGCGGCTGTGGGCGGTGATCGACGAGTCCGCGCTGCGCCGGATGGTCGGCGGCAAGCAGGTCATGATCGAGCAGTTGGAGCAACTGGTCGAGCTGTCACACCTGCCTCATGTCACCGTGCAGGTACTGCCCTTCGACATGGGTGCGCACCCCGGCATCAACGGGCAGTACGCCATTCTCGAATTCCCGGACGCCGCCGACTCCAGCGTCGTCTATATCGAGGGCGTCACCAGCGACCTCTATCTGGAGAAGGCCAATGACGTGCAGCGGTACAGCGTCATGTACGAGCACCTGCGGGCACAAGCACTGAATGTCGAGCAGACCCGGCACTTCATCAGCGACATCGCGAAGCAGTACGCCGGGCGCTCGGGCGCGTAGATCCGAACAGCCCGCAAAGTCCGGTATGCAGGAAAAGAAGTGATGTCACGAGGAGGGGCGGCGGTAAGGTACACCGCCGCCCACCCGCAGCGGAAGGTCTTGGTGGTATATACCATCCGGTCGAGTGAACGCGCCCTTCACTCAAGAGACTTGGCGAGTAGCGTCGATCACGCCAACCGGAACGCTGTTGGTGTCCTTCACACGACTCTCTGAACCGGAGTGAACATGGCCATTCGTCAGGGTGCTACGGACAAGTGGACGAAGTCCTCGTATTCCGGGGGCAACGGCGCCTGCGTCGAAGTCAGGTCCCCTCTCACGCGGGCGATCGCGGTGCGCGACTCAAAGGCCCCCGAGGGCCCTTCGATCACGTTCGTCCCCGCCGCGTGGAACGCCTTCGTGCGTGACGTCGGCACGGGTGCCATCGACGCCTGACCACCCCTTCCCCCCATACGCATCGCAGCATCGGTTCCGGGGCTGCCGGTAGCCCTCTCGACTGGTCCGCCGTCCTGGCCGAGGGGGCTAGATGCCACTCGATGCCAGGCCGGCGGCTCAATGCCCGACCGGGCGCTCAGCGCAGCCGGTCGACATACAAATCGGTGCCGGGCACGGTCGGGATGAACGGCGCCACCAACTCCACCCGCCCCAGCCCCGATTCCGCGACCTCGGCGTCGAGCCCGGTGAAGTGCCCGGCCCAGCAGTCCCGCGGGTCCTCCTGAAGGAACCACAACAGGGTCAGCCGGGTGTCGACGCCCTCGACCTGCTTCACATAACTCATCCGGTCGCCCGGCAGCGGCGTGGGACGGAAGACGGTCACCATCGCCGCCGGCGAGCCGCCCAGCCGCTTCGGCAGCCAGCGCGAGCGCAGCCACTCCAGCAACTCGGCGCGCTGCTCCGCCCCTTCGGCGTCGATCACCTGAAGGACCAGCCCGCAGTAGGGGTGGTCGAGCGCATGGAAGTCCCGCGGCCCCGCGGCGCCGTCCCGGTAGACCGTCACCTCGTGGTCCTGGAAAGACGTGAACACATGGGTGCGGTCCTGGTAGACCCGGCCGTCCCGGTTCAGCCGCTTGTTGATCCCGACGGTCCACTTCATGTGATCGTCGTAGCGCCCGTCCGTCACCCAGTACGTGGACAGATAGCAGCCGGCGCCGACGGGCTGCGCGACCGCGGACTTCTCCGGGTAGCGCAGTTCCCGCAGCTCCCGGGTGGCCACCCAGCGGCGCCCGGCGAACATCCAGGGCATCGCCATCGCGCCCGCGTAGTAGTGATCGTCTTCATACCATCTGTGGTAGGCGTGCTCATGTCCAGCGTGAGGCTCGACCATGGTGATCAATGCATGCCCCACCTCAACCCGGTACGGACCAACCGAGGCCAACTTGGCGTAGAGATCCGAGTAGGTCCCCTCGCTGCCGTCACTCATCGCACTCCCTCCTCATTCCGCCCGGAACAGCCACCTGACGGTATGTCACTTCCAAACCAATGGGAATGCCTGTGCGATCGCTCATTCGCCTGCGTGAGCAGCGCGCAATGCGCCGGTGCATTCGCGGGCAATGGCTACGTTCAGGGGTGCCATGAACGTCCTGCCAGGAGGCACCATGAACCCGCTCGAGCGTCGACCCCTTCGCCGACCGAAGAGCCTTCCGAACCGGTGGCCGACGTCCACTCCCGCATCTCAGTGATCAGCACCCGCAAACAGGAGCTCATTACCGCCTGGGCCAAGGGCGCTGCCAGCGTGCGCGCCATGCACCCAGACGACTACTACCAGCTACTTTCCTCGATGAATGCCGAACTGACCACTCTGGAACAGCGGCTGGCGAATGCCACGACGCGACCAGCGGGACTACCGACCCGCAACTACGAGGCAGAGTGGAAGAACGGCAGTTTCGAACATCGACGCGCCATCGTAGGTGAGGCATTCACGGCCGTGTATGTCATGCCTTCCGGAAAGGGTCGAGCACCCTTCAACCCCGCACATATCCGCCCCGAGTGGGTCGAGTGACTTCCCTCCACCGACAGCCAGCCCTACTCTGGCGCCCCGTCAGGAGAACTGCCAGAGCCGGGAGGCCACCGATGTTGCTCGCAGGGAAGACCGTCATCGTGTCCGGTGTGGGCGCCGGACTCGGACATCAGGTCGCGGCGACGGTCGTCCGGGACGGCGGCAACGCCGTGCTCGGGGCGCGTACCGCCGCCAATCTCGCCAAGTCGGCCGCGGAGATCGACCCGGAAGGCCGGCGCACCGCCCATCTGACCACCGACATCACGGACGAGGCGCAGTGCGAGGCACTCGCCGCACTGGCGCTGGAGCGGTTCGGACGGATTGACGCGGTGGTCCATGTCGCCGCCTGGGACAGCTACTTCGGCGGGATCGAGGACGCCGACTTCGCCACCTGGCAGTCGGTCATCGACGTCAATCTCCTCGGCACGCTACGGATGACCCGCGCCTGCCTGCCCGGCCTCAAGGAGCAGGGCGGCTCGGTGGTCGTCATCGGCACGCAGTCCTCGGTGGCCGCACCGTCCCAGGTGCAGCAGGCGGCATACGCGGCCTCGAAGGGGGCGCTCACCTCGGCGATGTACTCCATGGCGCGGGAGTTCGGCTCGCACCGGATCCGGGTGAACACGGTACTGCCGGGCTGGATGTGGGGGCCGCCGGTGCAGGCGTACGTACAGTTCACGGCGCACACCGAGGGGGTACCCGAGGCCGAGGTCCTCGGCAGACTCGGCGAGCGCATGGCACTTCCGGACCTCGCCACGGACGGCGACGTCGCCGACGCCGTCGCATTCCTGGCCTCGGACCGGGCGCGGGCGATCACTGGGCAGTCCCTGCTGGTCAACGCCGGCGAACTGATGCGTTAGGACCGGCTCACGCACGGAACCGGTCATCCTTCTCCCTCTCGCCCCACCCTTCCCTCACCAGGTGCTCCTCGGACGCCAACGCCATCGCGGCGGTCTTCACCCGGGACATCGCCCCGGTCTTCTCCAAGGCGGCGCGCATACGGGGGACGCGGCGGTCACGGAGGGCGTGAAGGACTGACGCTCGCCGCCCTACGAGGTGGGGTGCGGAAAAGAACGTGACAGAGAACCGTTTCACTGTCACGTTCTTTTCCGCACCCCTGCCCTCGCCCGTGCTCCGCATGCCGGCCGCGCGGGCAGCGCGGGTCAGCCGCATGGGCAGCGCGGGTCAGCCGCGCGGGTAGCGGGTCAGCCAGCCCGGTGCGGCGGCCGACGGGCTGTGCAGGGCGGGGCCCTGTGTCATCTCCATCGCGAAGTCGTCGGCGAGTTCCAGCAGGGTGGCCCGGCCCTCCAGTTCGGCGAGCCAGGCCGGCGGCAGCGCGGTCTCGCCGTGCAACGCGCCGAGCAGCGCCCCGCACAGGGCCCCGGTGGCCGCGGAAGGGCCGCCGTGGTTGACGGCCAGCCGCAGGCCGTGCCGGATGTCCTCGCCGACCAGGGCGCAGTACACGGCGACGGCGAGGACGTCCATTGCCGAGTCCGTGGCGCCGAGCGACTCGATCAGGGCCGGTCCCGGGATGCCCTGGCGCACGGTTCCAAGGGCCCGCTTCAGCGCTTCGGAGACCGGTTCGTGCCCGGGCCGCTCGGTGAGCAGCGCCAGCGCGTGCTGGACGGAACCGTCCAGGGTCTCGGCGCGGGCCAGCCCGTGCACTATGACGGCGAGGGCGCCCGCGGAGAGCAGGGCGGTGGGGTGGCCGTGGGTCTGCGCGGCGCATTCGACGGCCAGTTGGAGGACGAGCTGCGGCTCCCAGCCGACGAGCAGCCCGAACGGCGCGGACCGGGTGAGGGCCGCCGAGTCCCGTGCGGTGGGGTTCTTGGGCTGGTCGAGGGTGCCCATGGTGGCGTCTCCGAGCCCGGTGAGGCATTCCCGGGTGGGGGCGCGGCGGGCGTAGAGCCACTCCTGCTGGGCGAGCCAGCCGTTGTCCTTGCGGCGCTCGTCGGGTCCCCAGTCGTGCTGGGTCGCCGCCCAGCGCAGATAGGCCCGGTGCACATCGGTGGGCGGGTGCCAGGCGCCGGTGTCGCGCCGGACCTGGGCGCGGATCAGCCCGTCGACGGTGAACAGGCTGAGCTGGGTGACGGCGGTGACGGTGCCCCGCCCGCCGTGCGCGGGCACGAAGTCGGTGAGGGCGTCGTCGCCGTGGGCCGCCCGGATCTCTTCGAGAGTGAGCCCGTCGACCCCCGCCCCGAGTGCGTCGCCGATGGCCCCGCCCAGCAGAGCGCCGCGCACCCGGCTGCGGAAGTCCTGCTGCTCGGCACGGCCCCAGACAGCTGTGGTCCCTGTGCTCACCGTGCCCCTCCCCGTTGGTCCGATCCTGTGCGACTGCGCGGTAACTGCGCAGCACTGTAATCGAGCGACCACGCGGATCACGGGGCGGAACAGTATGTACGAAGTGCTGGTTCGGTTCAGTTTTGCGCGGCATTCTCCGGGGATTCCCCCTGCATCCAGCGCCCCCTGCCGTCCGCGATCCGCAGCACGTCCCCGAGCGATTCGGCGGCCCGCGTCAGCGCGAACCGGAGCGCCCGCTCCCAGGTCGTTCTGCCCGGTCTGACGGGCCATCGGGACGTCGTCGCCGACCGCGCGTTGGCCCTCACCGCTTCGATGTGTGTATTGGGGGGGCGGCCCGATCGCGAAGGATGAAAGCGGGCACCGGGTTCAGCGCATCGCGCCGAACGTGTTACGAGCCCGGAAATCTAACCGCTGGTCATGCTGCGTGCCGAGGAGTACACGTCGAGGACGGCCAGGCAGAGGGGGACGAGCGCGAGGAGGAGAACCACCTCGGCCAGGTCGGAGAGACGGCCCCAGAAGGGTGACAGTCCCCCCTTCGGAATGATCAGAGCGATGCCGATCAGCAGGGCGGCACCGGCCGTGACGGCCGTGGCGAGCCACAAGGTACGGATGTCGAGCGGCCCTCGGTCCTGTTCCGTCAGGAGCTTGATGACAGCGCCGGCAGGCGGATTGAGCGACAGCCCCAGCACCAGCAGACCCAGGGCGGCGAGGCCCGCGCCCAGAACGGCGGCGACTTGGGCGGTGTAACGGAAGAGCCGTGCTCGCAACAGCATGGCCAGGCCTGCGACCAGCGCGAGGGTCTGGCCCCAGACGTCACTGGAGAAGCCCAGGACAGCGGCGGCCGCGACCACCACGACGCAGCAGCCTCCGACAAGGCCCAGCAGCAGCTCGTGCCCGCGCCGGGCCTGGGCCGCGATGCGTTCGGCGTCGACAGGATCGGGCTCGCCGACGCCCGGCTCGTTGTCGAGGTCGGCGTCCGTCGTGGGGCGGGGGGCGGCGTAGCCGATCGGCAGGTGGGCCACCCGCGCGGAGAGCCCGGGCAGGAAGGCGACGGCGCCGATCGCGACGACCGCGCAGACAGCGGCGGTCTCGCTGGGACGGGCGTCGGTGAGGATCGCGCAGAACGTCGCGAGGGTACCGACCGCCGAGGCGAAGACCAGGGCGACGAAGGGTGCGTCGCCGGTCGGCATCGCGGCGACGAGCACGGCCGAGACGCAGAGCACCGTGGCGCAGCCCAGCATGAACTGGAGACGTCCGATACCGGTGCCCGGGTCGAGTGCGAGGAGGCCGGACCCGGCGATCATCAGGTGCGGCAGGGCCGCGAGGCCGAGCGCGATTGCGGAGGCCCGGTCGCCGTAGCTCCGCGCCCTGACGCCGGCGAGCGTGACGAGCAGCGTGCCGACGGCGGCGGCAACGATGCCCGGCAGTCCATGCATGTCATGCCGGACCGGGTCGGAGAACCAGAGCACGAAGCCCATGAGCACGAGAAGGAGCGCGCCACCGAAACGACCGGAGACGCCCAACAGCTGGTCGCTCCACAGTGCGCGGTCGCGGCGGACGGCGGACGCGACCGCGTCGGCGACATCGTCGAAGACGGCCGGGGGGAGCGATTCGGCGAAGGGCCGAAGCCGCAGGACGTCACCGTCCAGGACCCGCTGGACGGCCAACGGGTGGGTGGCGTCCAGAAGGGTGCCGTCGCGGCGGGCCAGATGGTAGCCGGGGGGCGCCCCCGCTGGTGTGACCTGGCCGGTCAGCCGCAGGACCTCCGGCAGGAGATCGGCGACAGCGACATCGTCCGGGAGGGCGACATCGACACGGCCGTCCGGCGCCACGACCGTTACTCGGCAAAAACCGGTTGTCAGGGTCGAACTCACCTGGTGGATCCCCTCGTTCGCTGTACACCACGCTCCGGGCCAAGGGCGCCACCCTATCGGGGTCCCTCCCATGGCCTGCACGTAGGATTATTGGCGCGCGGAGGTAGGTCGCTGCCACGGGGGTGCCGGCCCGCAACTCTCCGGGCCGCACTGAGGGATTGATTCGCCGGTGACCCAGATCGTCGTCAAGCGCCCGCCCCGAGCCATGCCACCTGAGACATCTGCGGCGGAGGTGCGACTCGAGTCGCCTCCTGAACTGCCGCGTGGGCAGCAGGAGGGCATGGCCATGCAGTTGCTGCCGATGCTCGGCATGGGCTCATCGGTGGTGTTCTTCTTCATGCCCGGCTCACAGCCGTTCATGAAGATCATGGGCGTCATGATGCTGCTGTCGACAGCGGCCATGGCGATAGCGCAGGTGATGCGGCACCGCAAGGGAACCCAGGGCGAGGCCTCGGAGGGGCGCCGGGACTACCTGAAGTATCTCGCGCAGACCCGGCGGAAGGTGCGCCGTACCGCGCGGGTCCAGCGGGACGCGCAGTTCTATCTGCATCCGGATCCGGACCAGTTGTGGTCGCTGGTCGCCGAGGGCGAGCGGCTCTGGGAGCGGCGGATCGGCGACAAGGACTTCGGACAGGTCCGCATCGGTCTGGGACCGCAGCAGTTGTGGACACCGCTGGTGGCTCCGAGCACCGCGCCGCTGGATGAGCTGGAGCCGCTGTCGGCCGGTGCCATGCATCAGTTCCTGGCCACTCATGGTTCGCTCGACCGACTTCCCATGGCGGTATCCCTTCGCGCCTTCTACCACGTCGTGGTTTCGGGCGAGCCGGGTTCGGTACGCGACTCCGCCCGCGCGATGGTGGCCGGACTGGTCGCGCTGCACTCACCTGACGACCTGGTGGTCGCGGTGGTGGCAGCTCCGGATGTGACGGACCAGTGGGACTGGACGAAGTGGCTGCCGCACGCTCAGGTTCCCGGGTCGTCCGACGGGGCCGGCACGAAGCGGCTGTTCGGCGACAACCTGATGGAAGTCGAGGCACTGCTCGAAAACACCCTGGCGGGCCGGTCGCGGTTCAATCGCGAGGGATCCCCGCTCCTCGACCAGCCGCACGTGGTCGTCGTGCTGGACGGCAGTTTCGTGCCGGCCGAGTCGCTGCTCGCCTCTCCGGAGGGGCTGCAGGGTGTGACCGTCGTGGAGATCGTTCCGGAAGAGCTGGACGAGCCCCGCGGCGGACTGCACATCGCCGTGCGGCCGGGCCGGCTACGGCTGGAATCGGCCGCGGCCACCTATCACGGCACACCCGACTTCCTGCCGGTCGAAACCGCGGAGGCCCTGGGCCGTCAGCTCGCCCCGTTGCGGATGGGCAGCGGTACGGAGGACGACGAACCTCTGCTCGCCAACCTGGACTTCACGGATCTGCTGGGAATCGGCGATCCGGCCGCGATCGACACCAATACTGTCTGGCGGCCCCGCTCGACGGCCGACCGGCTGCGCGTACCGATCGGCATCGGCGAGGACGGCTCGCCCGTCATGCTCGACCTCAAGGAGGCCGCGCAGGAGGGTATGGGCCCGCACGGGCTGTGTGTGGGAGCGACCGGTTCCGGCAAGTCCGAGCTGCTACGCACCCTGGTGCTGGGCCTGGCGGTCACCCACTCCTCCGAGACGCTGAACTTCGTCCTGGCCGACTTCAAGGGTGGCGCGACGTTCGCCGGAATGTCCGAGCTTCCGCATGTCGCCGCGGTCATCACCAACCTGTCGGACGACCTCACCCTGGTCGACCGTATGCGGGACTCCATCACGGGTGAGCTGCAGCGCCGCCAGGAGCTCCTTCGATCGTCGGGCAACTACGCGAACCTCACCGACTACGAGAAGGCGCGCGCCGCCGGGGCCCCGCTGGAGCCCCTGGCCTCACTGGTCCTGGTGATCGACGAGTTCAGCGAACTCCTCACCGCCAAGCCCGATTTCATCGACATGTTCATCCAGATCGGCCGCATCGGACGGTCCCTGGGCGTGCACCTGCTGCTGGCCTCGCAACGTCTGGAGGAGGGCCGCCTGCGCGGCCTGGACACCTACCTGTCCTACCGGGTGGGCCTGCGCACCTTCTCCGCCGCCGAATCCCGTACTGCCCTCGGTGTGCCCGACGCCTATCACCTGCCCTCGGTCCCCGGCTCCGGTTTCCTGAAGTTCGGTACCGAGGGGATGACCCGCTTCAAGGCCGCCTACGTGTCGGGTACCTACCGGCCGGGAGTCGCCCCGGTCACCGGCGGCGGGGAACTCCCCATCGACCGACGCCCCGTGCTGTTCACCGCTACTCCGGTGGCGGTCCACTACCCCGAGCCCGATCCGGACGTCTCCTTCGCGCCCGGACAGCGAACTGACGATGCGCTGGCGGACACCGTTCTCGATGTCATCGCACGCCGCTTGGAGGGTCAGGGGCCCCTCGCCCATCAGGTGTGGCTGCCACCGCTCACCGAAGCACCTTCCCTCGATCAGATGCTGCCCCCGCTGGCGGTGACGCCCGAGCGCGGACTCCACTCCTCGCAGTACGCGCAGAACGGCGCTCTGATCATTCCCTTCGGTCTGGTGGACAAGCCCTTCGAGCAGCGGCGCGACTCCCTGGTGCGGGACTTCTCCGGCGCCGCCGGCCACATGCTGATCGTCGGCGGTCCCCGCTCCGGCAAATCCACCCTCCTGCGTGCCCTCATCGGCTCCTTCGCCCTCACGCACACACCGCACGAAGTGCAGTTCTACGGAATGGACTTCGGCGGCGGCGGCATGATCGCCGTCGAAGGTCTG
This region includes:
- a CDS encoding GOLPH3/VPS74 family protein, with amino-acid sequence MGRSRRTIPEELLLLALDPATGTTAQPQSLDLGLAGAQLVELALAGRIAPDGDRIAVVMPRPTGDPTLDSALELLRRRGSPVRAVHWIGGPRLGLRQIYLAHLERCGMVHAVAGQMCGVLPTTRYQATETAISRDIRTRLDSAIRTGVPPDPRTAALAALAHAVGLGKHLYPGNEGRSSRSRLRDLIRHDPMGGLVAHAVMDVQNGAVAQPRRNQAAGMPLQSQVQSQSRRGSMAHTAAH
- a CDS encoding helix-turn-helix domain-containing protein, translated to MPSNVNPTVRRRRLGQELRRLRELKGMTAEEVAERLLVSQSKISRLENGRRSISQRDVRDLCGVYEVEDHRVVDSLMQMAKDSRQQGWWHAFGDIPYSVYIGLETDAESLRVYEPQVVPGLLQTRGYAEALINGALPEAPPSDIDKRVNVRARRQDRITALENPLRLWAVIDESALRRMVGGKQVMIEQLEQLVELSHLPHVTVQVLPFDMGAHPGINGQYAILEFPDAADSSVVYIEGVTSDLYLEKANDVQRYSVMYEHLRAQALNVEQTRHFISDIAKQYAGRSGA
- a CDS encoding DUF397 domain-containing protein; the protein is MAIRQGATDKWTKSSYSGGNGACVEVRSPLTRAIAVRDSKAPEGPSITFVPAAWNAFVRDVGTGAIDA
- a CDS encoding SDR family oxidoreductase; protein product: MLLAGKTVIVSGVGAGLGHQVAATVVRDGGNAVLGARTAANLAKSAAEIDPEGRRTAHLTTDITDEAQCEALAALALERFGRIDAVVHVAAWDSYFGGIEDADFATWQSVIDVNLLGTLRMTRACLPGLKEQGGSVVVIGTQSSVAAPSQVQQAAYAASKGALTSAMYSMAREFGSHRIRVNTVLPGWMWGPPVQAYVQFTAHTEGVPEAEVLGRLGERMALPDLATDGDVADAVAFLASDRARAITGQSLLVNAGELMR
- a CDS encoding ADP-ribosylglycohydrolase family protein: MSTGTTAVWGRAEQQDFRSRVRGALLGGAIGDALGAGVDGLTLEEIRAAHGDDALTDFVPAHGGRGTVTAVTQLSLFTVDGLIRAQVRRDTGAWHPPTDVHRAYLRWAATQHDWGPDERRKDNGWLAQQEWLYARRAPTRECLTGLGDATMGTLDQPKNPTARDSAALTRSAPFGLLVGWEPQLVLQLAVECAAQTHGHPTALLSAGALAVIVHGLARAETLDGSVQHALALLTERPGHEPVSEALKRALGTVRQGIPGPALIESLGATDSAMDVLAVAVYCALVGEDIRHGLRLAVNHGGPSAATGALCGALLGALHGETALPPAWLAELEGRATLLELADDFAMEMTQGPALHSPSAAAPGWLTRYPRG
- the eccD gene encoding type VII secretion integral membrane protein EccD, whose amino-acid sequence is MSSTLTTGFCRVTVVAPDGRVDVALPDDVAVADLLPEVLRLTGQVTPAGAPPGYHLARRDGTLLDATHPLAVQRVLDGDVLRLRPFAESLPPAVFDDVADAVASAVRRDRALWSDQLLGVSGRFGGALLLVLMGFVLWFSDPVRHDMHGLPGIVAAAVGTLLVTLAGVRARSYGDRASAIALGLAALPHLMIAGSGLLALDPGTGIGRLQFMLGCATVLCVSAVLVAAMPTGDAPFVALVFASAVGTLATFCAILTDARPSETAAVCAVVAIGAVAFLPGLSARVAHLPIGYAAPRPTTDADLDNEPGVGEPDPVDAERIAAQARRGHELLLGLVGGCCVVVVAAAAVLGFSSDVWGQTLALVAGLAMLLRARLFRYTAQVAAVLGAGLAALGLLVLGLSLNPPAGAVIKLLTEQDRGPLDIRTLWLATAVTAGAALLIGIALIIPKGGLSPFWGRLSDLAEVVLLLALVPLCLAVLDVYSSARSMTSG
- the eccCa gene encoding type VII secretion protein EccCa, with product MTQIVVKRPPRAMPPETSAAEVRLESPPELPRGQQEGMAMQLLPMLGMGSSVVFFFMPGSQPFMKIMGVMMLLSTAAMAIAQVMRHRKGTQGEASEGRRDYLKYLAQTRRKVRRTARVQRDAQFYLHPDPDQLWSLVAEGERLWERRIGDKDFGQVRIGLGPQQLWTPLVAPSTAPLDELEPLSAGAMHQFLATHGSLDRLPMAVSLRAFYHVVVSGEPGSVRDSARAMVAGLVALHSPDDLVVAVVAAPDVTDQWDWTKWLPHAQVPGSSDGAGTKRLFGDNLMEVEALLENTLAGRSRFNREGSPLLDQPHVVVVLDGSFVPAESLLASPEGLQGVTVVEIVPEELDEPRGGLHIAVRPGRLRLESAAATYHGTPDFLPVETAEALGRQLAPLRMGSGTEDDEPLLANLDFTDLLGIGDPAAIDTNTVWRPRSTADRLRVPIGIGEDGSPVMLDLKEAAQEGMGPHGLCVGATGSGKSELLRTLVLGLAVTHSSETLNFVLADFKGGATFAGMSELPHVAAVITNLSDDLTLVDRMRDSITGELQRRQELLRSSGNYANLTDYEKARAAGAPLEPLASLVLVIDEFSELLTAKPDFIDMFIQIGRIGRSLGVHLLLASQRLEEGRLRGLDTYLSYRVGLRTFSAAESRTALGVPDAYHLPSVPGSGFLKFGTEGMTRFKAAYVSGTYRPGVAPVTGGGELPIDRRPVLFTATPVAVHYPEPDPDVSFAPGQRTDDALADTVLDVIARRLEGQGPLAHQVWLPPLTEAPSLDQMLPPLAVTPERGLHSSQYAQNGALIIPFGLVDKPFEQRRDSLVRDFSGAAGHMLIVGGPRSGKSTLLRALIGSFALTHTPHEVQFYGMDFGGGGMIAVEGLPHVGGVASRLDPEKIRRTVAEVSGILNRREEFFRDNNIDSITTYRRLRAAGRLPGEPWGDVFLVIDGWQSFKTDYEFLEPVVADIAARGLGLGVHLIATVARYMEMRAALKDQLLNRLELRLGDPTDSELDRKIAVNVPVGTPGRGLTAEKLHFMGALPRIDDSAGAGDDLSEATAAFVRASSDNWPGPHAPQVRMLPRKLSARELPSGPEQARGGVAIGIDEMNLAPVLVDFDTDPLFAVFGESESGKTALLRLLIKQITERYTPEEALICVGDYRRSLLECVPEPYLVGYATTHNAFETYLNDMNTLISSRIPGPDVTPQQLRTRSWWRGPRAFIIVDDYDLVATSSNNPMAMLVDNLPYARDAGVNFIIARSSAGAGRSSYEPFIQRFKELGAQGVVLSGHPSEGELLGDVKARPLPPGRGLFVSRRSAPSLIQTGWLPTDLD